The Pungitius pungitius chromosome 15, fPunPun2.1, whole genome shotgun sequence nucleotide sequence GGGAAATGACATTAAAGATGTTGTTGTGTGGAGAATTAACAATTGGTTCGAGAGGCCTGAAGACATGTTGACGTCAAATACCAGGAAAGGTAGAGGTGTTTCCTTAGAGAGTAATTACATTAATGATGGCTCATTAAGGGTTCCAGTCAGGCCGGTCAGTGGGCAGGCATGGACAATGTACCAGGACATTTCTATTTCATTCTAAGTAAACGTTAAGAAGCTCAAAGCCCATCAGCTTCAAAAAACTATTCACTGTAAATCAGTTAATggtccaatatatatatatatatatatatattcttttttatttaatcaaactACTTGGCAGTACACCCTCAGCCCTCAGGATGGCGCTCTGATCTAGTTGAGAACAGCTTGCATAGAGTACACCACCTTGCTAAGCTTCTAACCATCCCAGAGCTGACTAAACATTATCATACGTCAGCTAAACAGAGATGACAGCTGTGCTAGTGGGGTTTTTTCTGGGAGATGCAGCTCTAAACGCGTCAGCTGACCTCTGGCGGGCCTGTTCCTGGAGCTGAGTGTAGGCGCCGTGGCCCTTCACCATGTGGTCGATCTGAGGGGGGAAGAGAGCAAAACAGTTTAACAAAGGGGATTAAATGATGACACAGCAGCTGTGGCCCACTGAGTAAACCAGACTTAGAatataagatttttttttttaatttgaaaaaaacgcTTTAAAGAAGCATCTGTTTATTATTTTGAGGTGTTCATCAATTCATTTCAATCTTGAGTTAGACTTTTAATCTACAAAGTGTCAAAAAAATTCCCTTGAGTTATTGGGTCAATAAAATGGGACTGACCAGCCGTCCTGTGGCACTCTGTCCTCCCTCATTGAGCCACATGCCGGGCACCATGGCAGACAGGCAGGGCCCCCACACCCCGGGCACGAACAGAGGCTGCTCACTGATCTAATGCACGTCAATACAAAACGTTATGTTTTAGTTTGCATAGTGCATCACATCGACAACCTATAAAGATACAGGATGCTAATTAGCTAAAAGCCCAAATCTGCTACAGTGTATTAAAtggtgacatttatgttttgaACTGTAGACgatcctttttaaataaaaaataaaatagaaatatatacGTAAGTATATGTATAGATGCAGTTAATGCAAACGCAAAAACATGAAACCAAGAATGTTTCCATTGTAGGTTATATTTTTATCAGCCTACTTTTAATAGATTTCATAACTTTATACTAGCATCAGCTTAGTTTTTCACAAATTAATAAAAACGTGTGAAAGCATCAGGGAGGTCGTCATGAAGTTCTTACCTTATCTACACTAAATTATTTTTAAGTCATGCAACGGGTGAAACGTAGTAGTACACAGCTCACCGCCATGTGACATGTTGATGTTCCACAGATCATCACCATGCGTGAGGTGATCGGCTGGTCCTCACAGGGCAACTGAAAGCCTTTTATATCTGCGCCTATCATCCCTAGAAAGAGcaaaattacacatttttaattaGATTTTCTAAGAATCAGAAattataatttaacatttttttgggGAGTTCCCTGATAAACGGTTTGTAAAACTGAAAGTCAGGGAATAAACCCAATTATTTGCAGAGGAAACGCTTTAAATCCTTTGAAGCAATTATTTAACCTTCACATTGGAATTCAGCCCCGACACTAACTGCTGGAACAATGTTTGTCAAGCTGGTTTGAGTTTACGGTGGGAGGTTCATCTTGGTGAAGGGGGCAGGGGGTGTACATCACTGTGAAAAGCGTGATTACTAAAAGTGCAGAGTGTTTTAGCCTCTGACTGGTACGACAATGTGTGATAGGCAGAGGTCACGGCTGGAGTTCAGAGGGCAGAGTGCATGAGCAGTTTATCTCCCGGAGCAAAACCAGATGGTCGGGATTTCTGAGCCAGAGGAGTGGTCGACTGCTGCCCTGAGACTAGCAGAGTGCTCGCAGAAGCAGTAACGGCGCATCAAAAGCAGGCGCTGTTTTGGTGGTTCCTGCAGTCAAAGATGCACTTTTCAAGGCTGTATCACTGCTACAACTACTGGCTCAGAGTGCCATGAGCATCCTTTGAGATAACACTCATCCTCCAGAGACCCCTGGCCTTTCATCTGGCACCACCAGCAGGCCGACATTTACGTTTGTGCAAGGAAACTATTTGAAATGTACTGTTATCCATCACAGACACTAAACTCCTGGCTTGTGGAACACATGGAAGGCTTTCCTTAGAAACCAGGTCAAATTTTTCAACCTCGTTCCGCAAGATACCGACAATTATTATTAAGGTATTTCTCTCAAAGCCCCTTAGAACTGGAAGAAATATGATATGGCAGAAAATGACTTAATACCAAGGCCTCCAGCATGAGCATCAATGAGAGAGGCTCCGACAGCAGTTCCTGGCTCCAGACCCAGGTCTGCCGCTGCGTCCTGCGTGAGGCCGCCTCCCAACGGGCTTCCCGGGGAACAAGTCGCACTGCCTGCATGACACCACACGGCACAGCTTAAATAATGAAAGACCTGCTCTTGTGTAGGCGACGTGTTTTGAAAAGATCGCCACATAAAGTGAATATTTTGAtagattgtttgtttgtgtctttacCTATTTTGGAAAAGTTGTTTTCCAGGAGGTCCTCTAGTCCAATGCTGGACCAAAAACCAGAATCCCATCCATCTGGAGGGCAATAAGTCCATTTACACACCAGAGTACATAAAGACCTGTGAAACGTTTCCAAACAGATCAACAGTATCTGGTGAAGACCCAAGTACAACAAAAACGTACGTCCATGACAAAAGACACACTCCTCAGAATTCCCCTGCCTCGGAGGACAACCCAGTTCTTTCTTCTAAACAGACATTTGATACGAGGATATTATTTCAGCAGCTGAGCTTCATCTTATCGTTATGAAACTGTAGTCGACTAGGTCACTTTAGACGGTTAACTCTTTGAATCAGACTCTGGAATTCATAACTCAAGCACATAATGAACATTTCCAAGGTTTGGACATCATTCAATCATTCGTCAAAAGCTCACCGTGTCAAAGAGCCTGTCGCCTTCCACGAAAGGAAGTCCGGGAGGTCGAAGAAGTGAGCCGCTTTGTCCCAACAGCTTTCTCTCAGATTctgattttaaagaaatgtgtgcGACCGAACCGATGATCAGAGAGTAATAACAGCACATGCACATAAACACTTGGATAATCTTGAGTAAATGGGTCATGATTTCTGATGAGAGACATTgctgttgactttttttcaaatgtatttttggagTGCCATATAGTCCCATTGTGCTGGAGCGAAGACAGACATCTCTAAGGCCGCTATCCCTAAAAAACACACTACAGGGAAGAGGGAAATTCTGAATAGTTAATATTGGATCAAACTGCTTTCATCTATCGGATGCCTTCTGAGAGGAAGGTGGACGAGGATGCAAAAAACTCAAACAACGGCGCACACATGTTGACCATCCGCCAAAACAGAGCGTgacaaaaaaaggcacagagaCGAGTGGCCCCGTGTTGACCTCGGTCACCTCTCACCTCTTTAAGCCAGAGCAGCTTAGGGGGTTGCAGCTCTGGTGACatgacccctcccaccctgctcAAGACCCTGTGGCCGCTGTTGGTTATACGAGCGGCCTGTTCCTCGGCACGGTGGTCCATCCACATCACCGTGTTCCTCCGCCTGTCACCTGGGAAAGGCAGGAGAAGAAGGGGAAGGATCATGATGGGGTGAGAGCAACGTACCAAATAGCTCAGGAATTGATCCAGGAGATGATAAATAAAACTTAGAGTGTGGTGTTTATGTAATATTTAGGGAGCATGTTATCAGACATTTAATCTGGGTTCGGACTATTGTCTTCGTTGAAAATAACCTGAACGAAGCCCAAATAACTCCACGGGTTCCGTATGCCTTTACTTATGACTAGATCCAAAGATCCAAGCTACACTCAAAAGGTTTCATGCTATCTATTCCATTCAAATTTCACAATCAGCTTTATAAAATTCCGACTGATTCCACCTATAATAACTGATAGTGTACTAtaattaggtgtgtgtgtggaagttgcGCTTTTCCAACGTGCAAAGGTCAGGCTGTGAGTAAAGTAAACATTTCACTTACCACCCTGACTGACTGGCACGGGTTGGAAGTCTTGGTCTAAAACCACTAGCGAGCAGGTAGCGTCAAAGCCGATCCCTCTTACACGACTCTTCTCCACATTTTGGGTAACTCTCTGGAACAGatataaaacatgaattgtCAGATCAATGGTTGTACACATAAGTAATATCTGTGGAGAGATTATATGTAGGGTATGTAGGATATATCAGCAGGCACTGCATTATAGTTAGTGCATTTATATCAGCAAGTTagctaaaatataataaaaatataattggaTAAAAGTTAATCGTTGATGagaaattaaattaatataCAAATAGCTAAATTAATTTAGGTACAACAAATATATGAACTGTGATATTAGCCATAGGCAATGGATTAACTGTTGAAATAGTTAACAGCGTAGCTAAAAGTAATAGATAAACATCTGTAATGTTACCTCTTGGGATTTCAAAAGcaaacaatattttattttatgttgcaATATCCAATGAtttgaaatgaacacatttggaacatgtgtttcatttcaaatcacGTGGAGTTTAGTTCATTTTGGGGGACTAACTAACTCACCATGCCAGCAGCTTACCTTCACAACTGTGCAGCATTTCTCCCAGATCTCAGTGGAGGACTGGACGTAGTGGTCGGACTGCGGTTCCCAGATGCTGATGGGCTCCTCGGCAGTGGTCTCCAGCAGACCCCCCCGGGTCACCAGTGCTGCCCGCACGCTGGAGGAGCCCACGTCCACCCCGACATAATAAACCTCCGCCATGAGGACACGGGCTgaacggggaggaggaggaggaggaggaagaggggggggggtgattactAACCGGGGTGCGCTTTCAAAAGCATGTCATGGACTGATCAACTCATATCGACACGTGTTTGTAACGCCGTTGGCTTTGAAATAATGGTTTATTGGAAGTGTGTCGTCGCGTGAGACGGTGAAATGGACAGAATGGAAAACGCTACACGTCCTGCTCGTGTTCTGCACATAACCCTCCACAGGGGACGTTATTAAACACGCGGGACACGTGTACGccagacacaacaacaacatacgTGGACTTACCAGCTGATCAAAGCCTTATTTCAGTGCACAAAACATCACTTTTGAGTTTTCTTACAAACGCACTTTGTGCTGGACGGACTTTGTCCCCCGCGACGGAATGCGAGAAGGGACAAAAAGcgaaaatagatttattttctctttttcctctggGTGGTTCAGAGGAAGGCAGCTAATGGGTTACTATGAAttacccctctctgtctctattaTCGTCTTATGTTTGTAGGATGCAGATTTTTAGAAGAAGATTGTGTCCAAAATAGACTCAATTTCCAAACCTAGTGGCTGAAAgtgggagaaggaaaggagccatatataaaaatataacacTGACTATTCTAAGTAGTCCAATCTAACTATAATAACGATTGATAAGCTGAATGGCAAATATTGTATTTAGGAAACTTAGTTGTGTGGAAAACTAGCTTTAGAAGCACAATATCTTTtctgtgtaaagaaaataaacaaattgatTCAGGTCGCGCCCCTTGGTGTCTGATACCGACGCACCAGGCTTTTTTTTGGGCAGAATGCACCCGGATATCACACAATTATAATTTCAACTAATCCACATCAATATTAGACGCTCAAAGAATGGGCTCCGGGAGTGTACTGATGTAGTATAAACCTCACAAAAAAGCCAACACAGAGGAAGGACGTAGAGGTGGAGGCCTCAAACCAACAGGAATATGAAAACAGGAGGCCGGTGTTCGCATTTACTAAACGTTGCGTTAGTTCTGTGTTTTACATATTCAGTACTTTCCTGACTACCTAACTTGGGATACTCCGTGTCTCAAGGGAATTGACACTGAGGTTCCTGACAAAGCATCACTATTGTGACGTGTTTGGATGAAAACGTGCCAAGAACGCACAACGCCGTGCAAATAGGTTAAACTAGATGGTGTGCGTTGTGCAGGTCTGTTTAAAAGGTCTGTGAAAAGCTGTGAGCAAAGACAGTGTACATTAGCGATGAACGAGTCTTATGTAAGCAGAAGGACATGGTTTACTCTAACAGAAAATAATCCGTTGGCAAAAGTTCACAAAAACCTGCCATCCCAAAACAATGGCCCCGTCTGCAAACTCTGTAGCCGACATCCCACCTGGTCCCTTTTTCCTCTAATGGGTTCTTTTCTCAAAGGATATCAACAGATGCCTAAAGGAAACGGGGCAGGCTGTGGTCAGCGGGTTTGAGCGTAGATGGGAGTGCGGAGAAAAACCAAGCAGCAGGACAGGAAGAAACAGATGTGCTTCAACAAACACAGCGTGGACAGTGTTTGAAATCtcatccgtctctctctccctgcttggtgtgtgtttgtgcgtcgagtgtgtgtgtgtgtgtgtgtgtgtgtgtatcccccTGGTCCCCTGACGGTAATCAAAACTTTGCTCTGTTGATACAtcaacacatacatatatagtCTGTCTCTGAGTTTTGCTCgcatgagaggggggggggtaggggggggagTGTTTCCACAGGCCCTGGACCGCCCCTCCTCTGTACAACAAAAGCAGGCTTTTTGGGAGGAGGGCCGGACCAGCTCCTGATTATAAAAACGGCATGCAGTGGAAACAGCTGGCCCTGGCCGGGAGAAGGAAAGCGCTGTTATCTATTGGAACCCATTGGGCCGGCGGAGGGGAAAAGCTGACAGAGAAACAGGAAGCGCAGCAGGCACACAGCGGTACTTTTGATAGGAAAATAGGCTACTCCTCAGTGGGGCTCAACACAGGTGTttcaaagagagacacagagagccaGTTAAGTAGACGAGAAAGTGGTTGTTCCATTAGAAGTGCTGGTTTTATGTTAGGAGAGGGGGcacaatggaagaaaaaaaaaaaccaactggttttgtttaacttcattaGCACAGTGGTATTGGACACAAACGATTCTGACGCATTCCAGCGCTGGATTTCTACTTCACGGTGTCACATAGCTCCGAATGGGTGTTGCACAGCCGTGTTGTGAGGACAACGTGTCATCTCAAGAGTGTTGACCCGAGGCAGCTCTGGTTCTCCCAGGCTGTCTGGGGCTGTTCACTTATTTATAGTTGACTTGAGGAGAACACGTTGAATAATACAATGGGGGAGGCCAGACAGACTGGACTGCAGCTGTACAGAGCCTTCAGTCACCAGCATATATTAGGAGAGTCGACCCCAGAATGTGATGAATACATTTCCTGCATTATCCTGCAACTTAAATCAGTGCACAGGCCAAGATCAAGAGGGCAAATTTTAAAATTTAGTGGCATAACTATTCCAATGGGAGGGATCCCAGGACAggagatgttgcatgtgtaacGATTATAAAGACGCATGAGGCACATAAGTGATTTGGGGATATGTACACGACATACATTTAATGGGAATATAAATTATGATTTCTCTTGACTAAAATATATCTATTTAATTCCATGTGATGGTCCAGTTCCAATGTCAATCCTTCCACTACAGATATGACCCGATTAAGTTATATAAATGTCATAAATTACACAGAACTAAATCTCTGTATACTTTGAATACAATGAATGAAAACCATATATCATGGTCATACTTCTTGCGGGTTTCCCATTATATTCAGCCACTAAGGTTGATTGTGTTTCTCAGAGCAGATATCTCCCTTCTCCGTCTACGGAGTGGTTGGAACGACGACTCAAACAAGCACAGTTGTAGAGTGGCTTTCTTAAAATGTGGTGTTCACAACAAAAGAATGCCTGATGCAGGTGTGACCTAATTTTCATTCTTGCATCTTTAACCCTTAACTACATCACCAGTCAATTGGCTGTGCGAACGTGTGGCTCAAATAAAGAAACATAAGCATTTAAGATACCAGGCACTGACAATTTCACATCACTACATCCGGACAGTGAAGCAAC carries:
- the fggy gene encoding FGGY carbohydrate kinase domain-containing protein isoform X1, with the translated sequence MAEVYYVGVDVGSSSVRAALVTRGGLLETTAEEPISIWEPQSDHYVQSSTEIWEKCCTVVKRVTQNVEKSRVRGIGFDATCSLVVLDQDFQPVPVSQGGDRRRNTVMWMDHRAEEQAARITNSGHRVLSRVGGVMSPELQPPKLLWLKENLRESCWDKAAHFFDLPDFLSWKATGSLTRSLCTLVCKWTYCPPDGWDSGFWSSIGLEDLLENNFSKIGSATCSPGSPLGGGLTQDAAADLGLEPGTAVGASLIDAHAGGLGMIGADIKGFQLPCEDQPITSRMVMICGTSTCHMAISEQPLFVPGVWGPCLSAMVPGMWLNEGGQSATGRLIDHMVKGHGAYTQLQEQARQRFPHTSENIYSYLNNHLSLMAASGSTVDLLCSGLHVWPDFHGNRSPVADPTLKGMVIGLPLSQTLDDLALLYLATVQALALGTLHILEAMKEAGHDIRTLFLCGGLSKNSLFVQIHANATGLTVVLPDQIEAVLIGAAVLGACASRDYSTVQEAMERMAKVGKVVRPDSELRGFYERKYKVFLRLLAHQREYQALMNQQ
- the fggy gene encoding FGGY carbohydrate kinase domain-containing protein isoform X2; its protein translation is MAEVYYVGVDVGSSSVRAALVTRGGLLETTAEEPISIWEPQSDHYVQSSTEIWEKCCTVVKRVTQNVEKSRVRGIGFDATCSLVVLDQDFQPVPVSQGGDRRRNTVMWMDHRAEEQAARITNSGHRVLSRVGGVMSPELQPPKLLWLKENLRESCWDKAAHFFDLPDFLSWKATGSLTRSLCTLVCKWTYCPPDGWDSGFWSSIGLEDLLENNFSKIGSATCSPGSPLGGGLTQDAAADLGLEPGTAVGASLIDAHAGGLGMIGADIKGFQLPCEDQPITSRMVMICGTSTCHMAISEQPLFVPGVWGPCLSAMVPGMWLNEGGQSATGRLIDHMVKGHGAYTQLQEQARQRFPHTSENIYSYLNNHLSLMAASGSTVDLLCSGLHVWPDFHGNRSPVADPTLKGMVIGLPLSQTLDDLALLYLATVQALALGTLHILEAMKEAGHDIRTLFLCGGLSKNSLFVQIHANATGLTVVLPDQIEAVLIGAAVLGACASRDYSTVQAMERMAKVGKVVRPDSELRGFYERKYKVFLRLLAHQREYQALMNQQ